The Pelodiscus sinensis isolate JC-2024 chromosome 5, ASM4963464v1, whole genome shotgun sequence genome includes a region encoding these proteins:
- the RWDD4 gene encoding RWD domain-containing protein 4 yields the protein MAANEDQEMELEALRSIYEGDECFRELSPVSFQYRIGDNGDPKAFLIEISWPETYPQTAPNISMNAFFNNTISVAVKQSILDKLMEEVQVNLGTAMTYTLFEYAKDNKELFMENQPVHIVTSVGNNVSAGTQEIAPSSKKRDKKEQLSKTQKRKLADRTDHKGELPRGWNWVDVIKVV from the exons ATGGAGCTAGAAGCATTACGTTCTATTTATGAAGGAGATGAATGTTTCAGAGAACTTAGTCCTGTTTCCTTTCAGTATAGG ATAGGTGACAATGGTGATCCCAAAGCTTTCCTAATAGAAATTTCATGGCCAGAAACATACCCACAGACAGCTCCAAACATATCCATGAATGCTTTCTTCAACAACACTAT ATCTGTAGCTGTAAAACAAAGTAtattagataaattaatggaagaaGTTCAAGTTAATCTTGGAACTGCCATGACATATACACTTTTTGAATATGCCAAAGATAATAAAGAATTGTTCATGGAAAATCAACCTGTTCATATTGTG ACATCTGTAGGCAATAATGTCTCAGCTGGAACTCAAGAAATAGCTCCATCAAGTAAGAAAAGAGACAAAAAGGAACAGTTGTCCAAAACTCAGAAACGAAAGCTAGCAGACAGAACAG ATCACAAAGGAGAGCTTCCTCGAGGATGGAACTGGGTAGATGTAATTAAGGTAGTATGA